A stretch of the Chlamydia pecorum E58 genome encodes the following:
- a CDS encoding lipoyl protein ligase domain-containing protein, whose translation MKIRIIDSGIGSAEAHMAKDKALLEGLKEGEVILHLYEWENPLSMTYGYFMRPEKILVKEAFSLGLDMSRRPTGGGFVFHHGDYAFSLLMSSSYPGYSSEVLANYCRVNSLVLKVFHKVFRVQGALAKEEELCCRRVSENFCMAKTSKYDVLLGGKKIGGAAQRKVSQGFLHQGSLFLSGSSREFYEKFLLPEILDEITQEIDAHAFFPLGMDVSLQELHRARGEIKETFIHIFCHEGL comes from the coding sequence ATGAAAATTCGTATCATAGATTCTGGAATAGGTTCTGCAGAAGCCCATATGGCAAAAGATAAAGCTTTGCTAGAAGGGCTTAAAGAAGGAGAGGTGATCCTACATCTCTATGAGTGGGAAAATCCTTTGTCTATGACCTATGGATATTTCATGCGTCCGGAAAAAATCCTTGTTAAAGAGGCTTTCTCCTTAGGATTAGATATGTCGCGACGCCCTACAGGAGGGGGATTTGTTTTCCATCATGGAGATTATGCTTTTTCTTTATTGATGTCTTCTTCGTATCCTGGATATTCCTCTGAGGTTTTGGCAAATTATTGTAGAGTAAATTCTTTAGTTCTTAAAGTGTTTCATAAAGTGTTTCGTGTGCAGGGAGCTTTAGCTAAAGAAGAAGAGCTTTGCTGTCGCAGGGTTTCTGAGAACTTTTGCATGGCAAAAACCTCGAAATATGATGTTTTGTTGGGAGGAAAAAAGATCGGAGGAGCTGCTCAAAGAAAAGTTTCCCAAGGATTTTTACATCAAGGATCCTTGTTTTTATCTGGAAGCTCTCGAGAGTTTTATGAAAAGTTTTTACTTCCAGAGATTTTAGATGAGATTACCCAAGAGATAGATGCTCATGCATTTTTCCCTTTAGGTATGGACGTATCTTTACAAGAGCTTCATAGGGCTAGAGGGGAGATTAAAGAAACGTTTATCCATATATTTTGTCATGAGGGGTTATGA
- a CDS encoding phospholipase D-like domain-containing protein, translated as MRKVYLLLALILVGALPGHVCAKEISVSGEEPVKVLVHDHGLEAFQMFMQCIDSANSYVELCPCMTGGNLLKEMLTRLDKRMHQAPLLKTYLIIQPTFIDSEDRRILAEMKESWPERFFYVYTGCPSSTNVLKPNVMEMHVKLSLVDGKYFILGGSNFEDFMCTPGDVDPEDTDSPRIIVSGIRRPLAFRDQDVTLCSVSLGKMLREEFHKYFRMWEYYAEHFWFQENLEEFSGKVPEMPEEVLEATCLAFDEHPDVVSVKPSQVRVIFGGPHEGQPNAITQEFVRLIRSARSSLHIAQMYFVPKKEIIQGLIHAVGKQGVRLEVITNGCHELSPSMTEAYAWGNRMNYFAVSFGEHTSLWKKSFWQGKKPNALASFYEFAIRETQLHKKCMIVDGATFAIGSYNFGMKSDEFDYESLVVIESEEVAKKALKVFEKDRTLSRKVSEAEIFSWYFHPLHHVIGHLQLNFMPF; from the coding sequence ATGAGGAAGGTTTATCTGCTTTTAGCATTAATATTAGTAGGTGCTCTTCCTGGGCATGTGTGTGCGAAGGAGATCTCTGTTTCTGGAGAAGAGCCTGTGAAGGTATTAGTCCACGATCATGGGCTTGAAGCATTCCAGATGTTTATGCAATGCATAGATTCTGCAAATTCCTATGTTGAGCTCTGTCCTTGTATGACGGGGGGGAACTTACTTAAGGAAATGCTTACGCGCCTAGATAAGCGTATGCACCAAGCGCCTTTATTAAAGACCTATTTGATTATCCAGCCGACGTTTATTGATAGCGAGGATCGTCGTATTCTTGCTGAGATGAAGGAGTCGTGGCCTGAGAGGTTTTTCTACGTATACACAGGATGTCCTTCTTCTACGAATGTCTTAAAGCCCAATGTCATGGAAATGCATGTGAAGCTTTCTTTAGTGGATGGGAAATATTTTATTTTAGGAGGAAGCAATTTTGAAGATTTTATGTGTACTCCTGGAGATGTAGATCCTGAAGATACGGATTCTCCAAGGATTATTGTAAGTGGGATTCGCAGGCCATTAGCGTTTCGGGATCAAGATGTAACTCTATGTTCTGTAAGTTTAGGAAAGATGTTGCGGGAAGAGTTTCATAAATACTTCCGTATGTGGGAGTATTATGCTGAGCATTTTTGGTTTCAGGAGAATCTTGAGGAATTTTCTGGAAAGGTTCCAGAAATGCCTGAGGAAGTTTTAGAAGCTACATGTTTAGCGTTTGATGAACATCCTGATGTAGTTTCTGTAAAGCCTTCGCAAGTGCGAGTGATTTTCGGCGGTCCTCACGAGGGACAACCGAATGCAATTACTCAGGAGTTTGTCCGGTTAATACGTTCTGCTCGTTCTTCTTTGCATATTGCCCAAATGTATTTTGTCCCTAAAAAAGAGATCATCCAGGGGCTTATTCATGCTGTTGGCAAACAAGGTGTCCGTTTAGAGGTAATCACCAATGGATGTCATGAATTGAGCCCCAGCATGACAGAAGCCTATGCATGGGGAAATCGGATGAACTACTTTGCTGTGAGCTTTGGAGAGCACACTTCCCTATGGAAAAAGTCGTTTTGGCAAGGGAAAAAGCCTAATGCTCTTGCTTCCTTTTATGAGTTTGCTATTCGTGAAACTCAGCTGCATAAGAAATGTATGATTGTTGATGGCGCGACATTCGCAATTGGAAGTTACAATTTCGGCATGAAAAGTGATGAGTTTGATTACGAGAGCTTAGTCGTAATCGAGTCAGAAGAAGTGGCTAAGAAAGCTCTGAAAGTTTTCGAGAAGGACCGTACATTGTCTAGGAAAGTTTCAGAAGCAGAAATTTTTTCGTGGTATTTTCACCCCTTACACCATGTTATTGGCCACCTTCAGTTAAACTTCATGCCGTTTTAA
- a CDS encoding glycine cleavage protein H-like protein: MLFSDYHVWILPMHSDVVRLGLTEEMQKNLGQILHVDLPSVGRRCEEGEILVVMESSKSAIEVLSPVSGEILQVNQELIQDTSLLNSSPEEEGWFVVLRLNEPLDDGRFSKKTL; the protein is encoded by the coding sequence ATGTTGTTCTCTGACTATCACGTATGGATTCTTCCTATGCATTCTGATGTTGTACGCCTGGGGTTAACAGAAGAAATGCAAAAAAACCTTGGGCAGATCCTCCATGTAGACTTACCTTCTGTAGGAAGACGCTGTGAAGAAGGAGAAATCCTCGTGGTTATGGAGTCCTCAAAGTCCGCTATTGAAGTCCTTAGCCCCGTCTCTGGAGAGATTCTTCAAGTAAATCAGGAGTTAATCCAAGATACTTCATTACTAAACTCCTCTCCTGAAGAAGAGGGTTGGTTTGTTGTTTTACGTTTAAATGAACCTCTTGATGATGGGAGATTTTCAAAAAAAACTCTCTGA
- the nqrE gene encoding NADH:ubiquinone reductase (Na(+)-transporting) subunit E, protein MWLGEYTWLNIFGIFLQATFIQNILLSNFLGMCSYLACSSKVSTANSLGMSVALVLTITGSLNWFIHQFLTKPKALVWISPSLASINLSFLELIIFIVVIAAFTQILELFLEKVSRELYLSLGIFLPLIAVNCAILGGVLFGITRNYPFIPMVIFSLGSGCGWWLAIVLLATIKEKLAYSNIPQNLKGMGISFITTGLMAMAFMGLTGIDISQPKKVSSFYQEETEQAPILQEETLSLLKKAKSRKKISLQKLKFFFLNNKGVS, encoded by the coding sequence GGTTAGGTGAGTATACTTGGCTAAACATCTTTGGAATTTTCCTTCAAGCAACGTTTATTCAAAATATCCTTCTTTCAAACTTCCTTGGGATGTGCAGCTACTTAGCCTGTTCTTCTAAGGTCTCTACAGCAAATAGCCTGGGAATGTCCGTAGCTCTTGTTCTTACCATAACAGGAAGTTTAAACTGGTTTATCCACCAATTTCTTACAAAACCCAAAGCTTTAGTCTGGATCTCTCCCTCCCTTGCCTCTATAAATCTGAGCTTCCTAGAGTTAATTATTTTCATTGTCGTCATCGCAGCGTTTACACAGATCCTAGAGCTCTTCCTAGAAAAAGTCTCTAGAGAACTCTATCTTTCCTTGGGGATCTTTCTTCCCCTGATTGCTGTGAACTGTGCCATTCTTGGAGGTGTCCTCTTTGGCATCACTAGAAACTACCCATTTATTCCCATGGTGATTTTTTCTTTAGGATCAGGGTGCGGATGGTGGTTAGCGATCGTCCTTCTTGCCACGATAAAAGAAAAGCTTGCCTATTCCAATATTCCCCAAAACCTAAAGGGAATGGGAATTTCTTTCATCACTACAGGACTCATGGCGATGGCATTTATGGGTCTTACAGGGATAGATATCTCCCAACCCAAGAAGGTCTCCTCTTTTTACCAAGAAGAAACAGAGCAAGCACCTATACTACAAGAAGAAACACTTTCTTTATTAAAAAAAGCAAAGTCTAGAAAAAAGATAAGCTTACAAAAGTTAAAGTTCTTTTTTTTAAATAACAAAGGCGTTTCATAA